The Hoplias malabaricus isolate fHopMal1 chromosome 9, fHopMal1.hap1, whole genome shotgun sequence genome contains a region encoding:
- the wdr97 gene encoding WD repeat-containing protein 97 isoform X1, with protein sequence MAGGHSVSSRSLYPAGGAEGESWARNVKWKTEKLSGHDISVLTHGLQHVQNVPCEDTVKYMSGGVGAGGFLSVHHNGCVRFYHPDGRLRNSSITLKLSVPYEGLISTNLPDRLVGWGPGNTLTLLDSQLTPLTHARDTLDIRVCQVIEGSEEFVTAGAGNVCLWCLSHMVCRVQVLEGFNRNTLFTMLALAPAADKGLRVLAVSDRTVSVLDLRQGCVLEHKTNLHLRKITGVVYCQLQESVVTASKDMTIKVWGPDWDLLMSFVGHTAVVNALLLCPVSGLLLSSSLDRTLRCWNLQTGDQVQTVSIAVGTDPPLTVGGPSALGTFFSFSRTSVDFWTFSNIYELHCRLDGDVYGPVRQILAPPTQLHYPSRIVCVHGKSEVTLVAAETGAVLTTFRAKGQVRCVDYCLCKEILLVLSEEGTVIRASTLTSPMTLLDERQPDWWSGKEKVDIGLACCMALYSDVAEPQRALDEWRSLQQQKEFKMRSRTLLDSDNNRFLIVLGHCGGHISVMEMHSGKVQYTSSAHSGQNVCSIQAYPNNSCILTAGEDNAVLLWRVFPHAQECLSVHISVLCAHTPVCVALLGSLLTTGLQQPQSATYSLVQYDLTTQSRMDHPPEHDHSSTITGFCMCQKLRVFASCSQDGTVRIWDEENRLLRTLELNAEPECVEFNGDRGELLLGIKGDLYRIHYTHILPPDLQLQFLYNEDLSDPVPDPLFSCRLIHKQRSVSSPVSEVEGPEKQGDLKDPEFKCLLVRNTDLRSLQSGETHNKMKTTAYTPQARREAFNRYIKLLYKEPVHINIPDDDPFDLDTVLFQPKPPEQRNITPPIQDGIFPNRSLGKKLDRTQETSPVPSHQSLLGFVPNSVLVQQLWPDMVVEDTVSPKPLKLRDDLSHKTEENEEEELQLFFYEDEDEEEYNMLSFKRAKTPSKPPERQSPSPTPLPSEKASRPLPPIKHAPPPKPLSPPKPPTPSLTPPRQATPPAPHISSPKLPIFLQQFLGEQWFHSMHPDKRCISESLNPAEFCRHLLDFLKICAVDHKLSVLSAIITLNRQNLINDTQLFTHHLLTSLHSCLHKNMSDDEHRFVEELLKFLVCVNSHSYELAVELLSLLANKQLKLQGLAVCMLQVLGVDDVQQWLRPQLESWDSRAQKQPNPMEKLREAAGQWLHVWTDQYRVHKQKLPPISGGDSVISPVEVLHFFCSLQKNGQVQPNKSPLEGRKDTVLLDTRAYRWRAVQRLGETYSMSRVHEPRGIWLPPLVSRPLLMGFTRLLSFPLAHITLSPFPLSLDAHCLKEDSPRRYFLLEQSYVQYYR encoded by the exons ATGGCCGGAGGACACAGCGTCTCAAGCCGTTCATTGTATCCTGCAGGCGGCGCTGAGGGGGAAAGTTGGGCCAGAAATGTCAAATGGAAGACAGAGAAG TTGAGTGGCCATGACATCAGTGTGCTGACACATGGCCTCCAACATGTCCAGAATGTCCCCTGTGAagacactgtaaaatatatgaGTGGTGGCGTTGGAGCAGGGGGCTTTCTGAGTGTCCACCACAATGGTTGTGTGAGGTTTTATCATCCAGATGGCCGACTGAGGAATTCATCCATCACTTTAAAACTCAGCGTGCCATACGAGGGCCTCATAAGCACAAATCTGCCAGACAGGTTGGTGGGCTGGGGCCCTGGGAACACCCTCACACTTCTGGACTCTCAGCTGACGCCACTGACCCATGCACGGGATACCCTAGACATCAGAGTCTGCCAG GTTATAGAAGGTTCTGAAGAGTTCGTCACAGCTGGGGCTGGtaacgtgtgtttgtggtgcCTAAGTCACATGGTGTGTCGTGTGCAGGTTTTGGAAGGTTTCAACAGAAACACTTTGTTCACAATGCTTGCTCTAGCTCCTGCTGCTGACAAAGGCCTGCGAGTGCTGGCAGTGAGTGACAGAACGGTCTCTGTATTGGACCTAAGACAGGGATGTGTGCTGGAGCACAAAACAAACCTACACCTTAG GAAAATCACTGGCGTTGTGTACTGCCAACTGCAGGAGAGCGTGGTGACTGCATCTAAAGATATGACCATCAAAGTGTGGGGGCCAGACTGGGATCTGCTTATGTCCTTTGTGGGACACACTG CTGTTGTCAACGCCTTGTTGCTGTGTCCTGTGTCTGGTCTGCTGCTGTCCTCGTCTCTGGACAGGACACTGCGTTGCTGGAATCTACAGACAGGTGACCAAGTCCAGACTGTGTCTATCGCTGTTGGTACTGACCCTCCGCTGACTGTTGGTGGCCCCAGTGCTTTGGGTACctttttctccttctccagAACAAGCGTGGACTTTTGGACTTTCAGCAATATCTATGAGCTCCACTGCAGATTAGATGGAGATGTGTATGGGCCAGTCCGTCAAATCTTAGCTCCACCCACTCAACTACATTACCCTTCTCGCATTGTGTGTGTCCATGGCAAAAGTGAAGTCACTCTGGTGGCTGCAGAGACAGGGGCAGTGCTTACGACATTCAGGGCCAAAGGCCAAGTGAGATGTGTGGATTATTGTCTCTGTAAAGAAATTTTATTGGTCCTGAGTGAAGAGGGGACTGTCATTCGAGCCAGTACGCTAACTAGTCCAATGACTTTGCTGGATGAGAGGCAACCGGATTGGTGGAGTGGAAAGGAGAAGGTGGACATAGGGCTGGCCTGCTGTATGGCACTGTACAGTGATGTAGCAGAGCCACAGAGGGCGTTAGATGAGTGGAGGTCACTGCAGCAGCAGAAAGAGTTTAAAATGAGAAGCAGGACACTGCTGGACAGTGATAACAATAG GTTTCTGATTGTGCTGGGTCACTGTGGTGGGCATATCAGTGTGATGGAAATGCACTCTGGAAAGGTTCAGTACACAAGCTCTGCCCACAGTGGCCAGAATGTCTGCAGCATACAGGCTTACCCTAACAACAGTTGCATCCTTACTGCTG GTGAGGATAACGCTGTTCTGTTATGGAGAGTATTCCCACATGCACAGGAGTGTTTGAGTGTTCACATAAGTGTGCTCTGTGCTCACACTCCCGTGTGTGTCGCTCTGCTGGGATCTCTGCTGACCACTGGCCTTCAGCAGCCACAAAGTGCCACCTACAGCCTGGTGCAGTATGACCTGACCACACAATCTCGCATGGACCATCCTCCAGAACATGACCACAGCAGCACCATCACAG GCTTTTGCATGTGTCAGAAGTTACGTGTATTTGCCTCCTGCAGTCAGGATGGGACAGTGCGAATCTGGGATGAAGAGAACCGGCTGTTAAG gACTCTGGAGTTGAATGCAGAGCCAGAGTGTGTTGAATTCAATGGGGACAGAGGAGAACTGCTGTTGGGGATAAAAGGAGATCTGTACAgaatacactatacacacataCTTCCACCGGACTTACAACTGCAG TTCCTGTATAATGAGGATCTGTCTGATCCTGTTCCTGATCCACTCTTCTCTTGCAGATTAATCCATAAAcaaag GTCTGTGAGCTCTCCTGTCAGTGAAGTGGAGGGTCCTGAAAAACAAGGAGACCTTAAAGATcca GAGTTTAAGTGTTTGTTGGTGAGGAATACAGACCTGCGTTCACTGCAGAGTGGAGAAACACACAACAAGATGAAAACAACAGCCTACACTCCACAGGCCAGAAGAGAAGCATTCAATCGCTACATAAAGCTACTGTACAAGGAGCCTGTGCATATTAAT ATTCCAGATGATGACCCTTTCGACTTGGACACTGTTCTGTTTCAACCAAAACCACCTGAACAAAGAAATATTACTCCTCCAATTCAAGATGGCATCTTCCCCAACCGGAGCCTGGGCAAGAAATTAGATAGAACACAG GAAACCAGTCCAGTTCCTAGCCATCAGAGTCTGCTGGGCTTCGTCCCCAACTCTGTGCTGGTTCAGCAGCTTTGGCCAGACATGGTAGTAGAGGACACTGTATCCCCTAAACCACTGAAGCTACGAGATGACCTAAGCCACAAGACTGAGGAG aatgaggaggaggagttgCAGCTCTTCTTttatgaagatgaagatgaagaggagtATAATATGCTGTCTTTTAAAAGAGCCAAGACTCCTTCAAAACCACCAGAACGGCAAAGTCCATCCCCAACACCACTCCCTTCAGAGAAG GCATCTAGGCCACTTCCTCCCATTAAACATGCTCCACCCCCAAAACCTCTATCTCCACCTAAACCCCCCACTCCATCTCTCACTCCACCCAGACAAGCcactcctccagctcctcacaTTTCTTCACCAAAACTGCCCATCTTCCTGCAACAGTTTCTGGGGGAGCAGTGGTTCCACAGTATGCACCCTGATAAGAGG TGTATTTCCGAGTCTTTGAATCCAGCTGAGTTCTGTCGTCATTTGCTGGACTTTCTGAAGATTTGTGCTGTGGATCATAAGTTGTCCGTGCTCAGTGCTATCATCACTTTAAACAGACAAAACCTCATTAACGACACACAATTATTCACCCACCACCTGCTGACCTCACTACACTCTTGCCTGCACAAGAACAtg tcTGATGATGAGCACCGTTTTGTGGAGGAGCTGCTGAAATTCCTGGTGTGTGTGAATTCTCACAGTTATGAACTTGCTGTGGAGTTACTCAGTCTTCTGGCAAATAAACAGCTCAAATTACA AGGTCTGGCAGTGTGTATGCTGCAGGTTTTGGGGGTTGACGATGTTCAGCAGTGGCTCCGTCCTCAGCTGGAGTCTTGGGACTCCAGAGCTCAAAAGCAACCGAACCCTATGGAAAAGCTGAGAGAAGCAGCAGGACAATGGCTGCACGTCTGGACAGACCAGTacaga GTTCACAAGCAGAAACTTCCCCCTATCTCCGGAGGGGACAGTGTTATCTCACCTGTGGAGGTATTGCATTTTTTCTGCTCGCTCCAGAAAAATGGGCAGGTGCAACCCAACAAATCACCTCTAGAGGGCAGAAAAGATACTGTACTGCTGGACACACGGGCATACAG aTGGAGGGCAGTGCAGCGTCTAGGAGAGACATACAGCATGTCCCGAGTACACGAACCTAGAG gAATTTGGCTGCCACCACTCGTCTCCAGGCCGCTGCTTATGGGTTTCACTCGTCTGCTCTCTTTTCCACTTGCTCATAttactctctctccttttcctctctctctggacGCACACTGTCTGAAGGAAGATTCGCCACGACGCTACTTCCTTCTGGAGCAATCCTATGTCCAGTATTACAGATAA
- the wdr97 gene encoding WD repeat-containing protein 97 isoform X2 → MAGGHSVSSRSLYPAGGAEGESWARNVKWKTEKLSGHDISVLTHGLQHVQNVPCEDTVKYMSGGVGAGGFLSVHHNGCVRFYHPDGRLRNSSITLKLSVPYEGLISTNLPDRLVGWGPGNTLTLLDSQLTPLTHARDTLDIRVCQVIEGSEEFVTAGAAPAADKGLRVLAVSDRTVSVLDLRQGCVLEHKTNLHLRKITGVVYCQLQESVVTASKDMTIKVWGPDWDLLMSFVGHTAVVNALLLCPVSGLLLSSSLDRTLRCWNLQTGDQVQTVSIAVGTDPPLTVGGPSALGTFFSFSRTSVDFWTFSNIYELHCRLDGDVYGPVRQILAPPTQLHYPSRIVCVHGKSEVTLVAAETGAVLTTFRAKGQVRCVDYCLCKEILLVLSEEGTVIRASTLTSPMTLLDERQPDWWSGKEKVDIGLACCMALYSDVAEPQRALDEWRSLQQQKEFKMRSRTLLDSDNNRFLIVLGHCGGHISVMEMHSGKVQYTSSAHSGQNVCSIQAYPNNSCILTAGEDNAVLLWRVFPHAQECLSVHISVLCAHTPVCVALLGSLLTTGLQQPQSATYSLVQYDLTTQSRMDHPPEHDHSSTITGFCMCQKLRVFASCSQDGTVRIWDEENRLLRTLELNAEPECVEFNGDRGELLLGIKGDLYRIHYTHILPPDLQLQFLYNEDLSDPVPDPLFSCRLIHKQRSVSSPVSEVEGPEKQGDLKDPEFKCLLVRNTDLRSLQSGETHNKMKTTAYTPQARREAFNRYIKLLYKEPVHINIPDDDPFDLDTVLFQPKPPEQRNITPPIQDGIFPNRSLGKKLDRTQETSPVPSHQSLLGFVPNSVLVQQLWPDMVVEDTVSPKPLKLRDDLSHKTEENEEEELQLFFYEDEDEEEYNMLSFKRAKTPSKPPERQSPSPTPLPSEKASRPLPPIKHAPPPKPLSPPKPPTPSLTPPRQATPPAPHISSPKLPIFLQQFLGEQWFHSMHPDKRCISESLNPAEFCRHLLDFLKICAVDHKLSVLSAIITLNRQNLINDTQLFTHHLLTSLHSCLHKNMSDDEHRFVEELLKFLVCVNSHSYELAVELLSLLANKQLKLQGLAVCMLQVLGVDDVQQWLRPQLESWDSRAQKQPNPMEKLREAAGQWLHVWTDQYRVHKQKLPPISGGDSVISPVEVLHFFCSLQKNGQVQPNKSPLEGRKDTVLLDTRAYRWRAVQRLGETYSMSRVHEPRGIWLPPLVSRPLLMGFTRLLSFPLAHITLSPFPLSLDAHCLKEDSPRRYFLLEQSYVQYYR, encoded by the exons ATGGCCGGAGGACACAGCGTCTCAAGCCGTTCATTGTATCCTGCAGGCGGCGCTGAGGGGGAAAGTTGGGCCAGAAATGTCAAATGGAAGACAGAGAAG TTGAGTGGCCATGACATCAGTGTGCTGACACATGGCCTCCAACATGTCCAGAATGTCCCCTGTGAagacactgtaaaatatatgaGTGGTGGCGTTGGAGCAGGGGGCTTTCTGAGTGTCCACCACAATGGTTGTGTGAGGTTTTATCATCCAGATGGCCGACTGAGGAATTCATCCATCACTTTAAAACTCAGCGTGCCATACGAGGGCCTCATAAGCACAAATCTGCCAGACAGGTTGGTGGGCTGGGGCCCTGGGAACACCCTCACACTTCTGGACTCTCAGCTGACGCCACTGACCCATGCACGGGATACCCTAGACATCAGAGTCTGCCAG GTTATAGAAGGTTCTGAAGAGTTCGTCACAGCTGGGGCTG CTCCTGCTGCTGACAAAGGCCTGCGAGTGCTGGCAGTGAGTGACAGAACGGTCTCTGTATTGGACCTAAGACAGGGATGTGTGCTGGAGCACAAAACAAACCTACACCTTAG GAAAATCACTGGCGTTGTGTACTGCCAACTGCAGGAGAGCGTGGTGACTGCATCTAAAGATATGACCATCAAAGTGTGGGGGCCAGACTGGGATCTGCTTATGTCCTTTGTGGGACACACTG CTGTTGTCAACGCCTTGTTGCTGTGTCCTGTGTCTGGTCTGCTGCTGTCCTCGTCTCTGGACAGGACACTGCGTTGCTGGAATCTACAGACAGGTGACCAAGTCCAGACTGTGTCTATCGCTGTTGGTACTGACCCTCCGCTGACTGTTGGTGGCCCCAGTGCTTTGGGTACctttttctccttctccagAACAAGCGTGGACTTTTGGACTTTCAGCAATATCTATGAGCTCCACTGCAGATTAGATGGAGATGTGTATGGGCCAGTCCGTCAAATCTTAGCTCCACCCACTCAACTACATTACCCTTCTCGCATTGTGTGTGTCCATGGCAAAAGTGAAGTCACTCTGGTGGCTGCAGAGACAGGGGCAGTGCTTACGACATTCAGGGCCAAAGGCCAAGTGAGATGTGTGGATTATTGTCTCTGTAAAGAAATTTTATTGGTCCTGAGTGAAGAGGGGACTGTCATTCGAGCCAGTACGCTAACTAGTCCAATGACTTTGCTGGATGAGAGGCAACCGGATTGGTGGAGTGGAAAGGAGAAGGTGGACATAGGGCTGGCCTGCTGTATGGCACTGTACAGTGATGTAGCAGAGCCACAGAGGGCGTTAGATGAGTGGAGGTCACTGCAGCAGCAGAAAGAGTTTAAAATGAGAAGCAGGACACTGCTGGACAGTGATAACAATAG GTTTCTGATTGTGCTGGGTCACTGTGGTGGGCATATCAGTGTGATGGAAATGCACTCTGGAAAGGTTCAGTACACAAGCTCTGCCCACAGTGGCCAGAATGTCTGCAGCATACAGGCTTACCCTAACAACAGTTGCATCCTTACTGCTG GTGAGGATAACGCTGTTCTGTTATGGAGAGTATTCCCACATGCACAGGAGTGTTTGAGTGTTCACATAAGTGTGCTCTGTGCTCACACTCCCGTGTGTGTCGCTCTGCTGGGATCTCTGCTGACCACTGGCCTTCAGCAGCCACAAAGTGCCACCTACAGCCTGGTGCAGTATGACCTGACCACACAATCTCGCATGGACCATCCTCCAGAACATGACCACAGCAGCACCATCACAG GCTTTTGCATGTGTCAGAAGTTACGTGTATTTGCCTCCTGCAGTCAGGATGGGACAGTGCGAATCTGGGATGAAGAGAACCGGCTGTTAAG gACTCTGGAGTTGAATGCAGAGCCAGAGTGTGTTGAATTCAATGGGGACAGAGGAGAACTGCTGTTGGGGATAAAAGGAGATCTGTACAgaatacactatacacacataCTTCCACCGGACTTACAACTGCAG TTCCTGTATAATGAGGATCTGTCTGATCCTGTTCCTGATCCACTCTTCTCTTGCAGATTAATCCATAAAcaaag GTCTGTGAGCTCTCCTGTCAGTGAAGTGGAGGGTCCTGAAAAACAAGGAGACCTTAAAGATcca GAGTTTAAGTGTTTGTTGGTGAGGAATACAGACCTGCGTTCACTGCAGAGTGGAGAAACACACAACAAGATGAAAACAACAGCCTACACTCCACAGGCCAGAAGAGAAGCATTCAATCGCTACATAAAGCTACTGTACAAGGAGCCTGTGCATATTAAT ATTCCAGATGATGACCCTTTCGACTTGGACACTGTTCTGTTTCAACCAAAACCACCTGAACAAAGAAATATTACTCCTCCAATTCAAGATGGCATCTTCCCCAACCGGAGCCTGGGCAAGAAATTAGATAGAACACAG GAAACCAGTCCAGTTCCTAGCCATCAGAGTCTGCTGGGCTTCGTCCCCAACTCTGTGCTGGTTCAGCAGCTTTGGCCAGACATGGTAGTAGAGGACACTGTATCCCCTAAACCACTGAAGCTACGAGATGACCTAAGCCACAAGACTGAGGAG aatgaggaggaggagttgCAGCTCTTCTTttatgaagatgaagatgaagaggagtATAATATGCTGTCTTTTAAAAGAGCCAAGACTCCTTCAAAACCACCAGAACGGCAAAGTCCATCCCCAACACCACTCCCTTCAGAGAAG GCATCTAGGCCACTTCCTCCCATTAAACATGCTCCACCCCCAAAACCTCTATCTCCACCTAAACCCCCCACTCCATCTCTCACTCCACCCAGACAAGCcactcctccagctcctcacaTTTCTTCACCAAAACTGCCCATCTTCCTGCAACAGTTTCTGGGGGAGCAGTGGTTCCACAGTATGCACCCTGATAAGAGG TGTATTTCCGAGTCTTTGAATCCAGCTGAGTTCTGTCGTCATTTGCTGGACTTTCTGAAGATTTGTGCTGTGGATCATAAGTTGTCCGTGCTCAGTGCTATCATCACTTTAAACAGACAAAACCTCATTAACGACACACAATTATTCACCCACCACCTGCTGACCTCACTACACTCTTGCCTGCACAAGAACAtg tcTGATGATGAGCACCGTTTTGTGGAGGAGCTGCTGAAATTCCTGGTGTGTGTGAATTCTCACAGTTATGAACTTGCTGTGGAGTTACTCAGTCTTCTGGCAAATAAACAGCTCAAATTACA AGGTCTGGCAGTGTGTATGCTGCAGGTTTTGGGGGTTGACGATGTTCAGCAGTGGCTCCGTCCTCAGCTGGAGTCTTGGGACTCCAGAGCTCAAAAGCAACCGAACCCTATGGAAAAGCTGAGAGAAGCAGCAGGACAATGGCTGCACGTCTGGACAGACCAGTacaga GTTCACAAGCAGAAACTTCCCCCTATCTCCGGAGGGGACAGTGTTATCTCACCTGTGGAGGTATTGCATTTTTTCTGCTCGCTCCAGAAAAATGGGCAGGTGCAACCCAACAAATCACCTCTAGAGGGCAGAAAAGATACTGTACTGCTGGACACACGGGCATACAG aTGGAGGGCAGTGCAGCGTCTAGGAGAGACATACAGCATGTCCCGAGTACACGAACCTAGAG gAATTTGGCTGCCACCACTCGTCTCCAGGCCGCTGCTTATGGGTTTCACTCGTCTGCTCTCTTTTCCACTTGCTCATAttactctctctccttttcctctctctctggacGCACACTGTCTGAAGGAAGATTCGCCACGACGCTACTTCCTTCTGGAGCAATCCTATGTCCAGTATTACAGATAA